The segment CTAGAGAAAAAGCCACCCCCTCACAGAAGTGGGGGAACAGAGTCTGGCTGGCACCCGGGAGCGTGCCCCTCAGGCAGCTGCTAACACCACCCTCCTCGGTCCCCCACAGACAACGGCCCCGTGGGCAAGCGGCGCACGGGCACAGCTACCGTGTTTGTCACCGTCCTGGATGTGAATGACAACCGGCCCATCTTTCTGCAGAGCAGCTACGAGGCCAGCGTCTCCGAGGATATCCCTGAGGGCCACAGCATCGTGCAGGCAGGTGATGGCGGGTGGAGCGGGGGCCGGGCAGGGCCGCATTCCGTTCAGAGCGCGCGCTCAGTGGCCTTGCGGCAGGAGGGAGATGGGCCAGTCCAGCTGCTGCTCCCAAGCAGCCAGTGCTGGAACCAAAGAGGGACCCAGGCGCCCTCCTCCCCCCTGGGGAGAGTAAGCCCCCAGGTTATGTAACCCAGGATGGATGGGCCCAAAACAGAAGGCCTTGGccctcttctccccactccctccgTCCCCCACAGGCCTCTCCCCGTCCCCCACTGCACCCAGAAGGCCCTTTCAGAGCAGGAGGGAGCTGGAGACGTCACATTTCccagaaaggaggagagagccaGGGCCCAACACAGCCCAGAACAGAGCTGCTTTCACAGGGCTCTTGGCTGAAACTCCCCTCTTGGGAAATAAACAGGCACAAAAAGAAAGGGCTCCTTTGCCCGGGGAGCAGGAGCCACAGCTTTGGGCCTcgggggaggaaggcagggaccTGAAAAAGGAGGTTGGGTGCCCTCCCGAACCCTCCCTGGAGGCCTCAGttgctgggtggggagggaggccaggcatgaATTACCCTCCTCACCAGCTGTGGGGTTTCCAAGTTGGAGGCTGAGCCAAACAGAGCAAATCTGGGCCTGCCCGCTGGGACAGGCTCCCAGGCTTGGGAGGGGCCCAAGAGTGGGAGGTTGGCAGTTTGCCCACCTCCCTGCATCAGGGCCAGGCgtggggcaggaggggagccGGGAGCAGGGTGCTGACTCCCAGAGGTGCCAAGAGTCCAGGAAGCCATGGGTTGGCAGGGTCTGGGGGCTGGTTCCAGAAAAAGGTTttctccctctgagcctcagctccTAGGGTCTTAAAGACACCCACCATACTAAGCCATGGGGCTCCACTCTCTCCTAGCCTAAAACTTAGCACCTGCCACCCCCAGCTCACACAGGTCTCCAAGGATCAACCTGGGAACACAGATGGGGGTACAGCAGACCTTTGAGAGCCCTCTTCTCCCCGCCTCCAGCTTTCTGTCCTTCAGGTCAAGGGTAGCCTTACTGCCCACCCTGTGACACCACATGCCGGGCAGAGCATGCTGGCGCGGGGGTGATATGGTGACCAACTCCAGGCAGAATTCAGCATGGGGTGTCTCACAGGTAGACGTGACGAGGGGAAAACCTGTACAGGAAGAGGTTACTGTGCTGTGGGAGGAGGCCTGCCCCGCTTTCTAAACCCCAAGACTTGGTTTCTATTTATATAGCTTCTCAGAGTGAGATCCTAGAGCCTTTGAGTAATATAAGGCAGTCCCCGACTCTCCCCATTTCTCAGGGAGAAAGTCAGGCTCTGGTGATTTCTCAAGGCCCTGGAAGTAAGTTTCTAGCCAAAGTGGACTTGCTCTCAGATGTCAGACTGACCTGAGAGGAAGGCACAGTGGGCCTGCTGGGAGAGACAACTTCTCTGCAGGGGCATCCAAGGGAAGACAAGGTGCCCCTGGGACTAAACAGGGCCACCCTTCACTCAGTAAACAGAGGCCCCATGCCTCTGAGTCTGCTGCTAGTGAGGCAGATGAGGGGCTGGACTTGGTCTCGCTCTGTGGGGACCTCCCAGGCCTGCAAAAAGGAGCAGCCATGACAGGGATGACCCACACTGCCCAAAGAAATGGTCCCTTTCCTCCCTTGATTTCAGCAGGAGGAAGCTTCAGGTGGAGACAGAGGGCTTCACGGAGGGCATGCGAGCTGAGTGAGCTGTAGCCCGCACTGGACAGATATTTCAGTTTGCCTGGAGTCTTGGGTCAAGATGAGGCTAGAAACATCATTCACAGTCAGTTCCCAATGGGCACCAAGCACCAGACAAAGAAGCTCTGGCTTGATCCAGCAGTAGGGAGCCAACAAAGGTTCTGGAGTTGGGGAGTGGCAGAATCAGAGCTCACTCTATGAGAAGATGTGCCTGGCTGCTCTGTGGATTGTAGCAGGGTTATGTAGATCAGTCCCTAATGGGGTACAGGTGACCCTAGCCAGATGACTCTCTGGGGCAGGAGCTGGGCAGTTCAGacccctctgcccagccccccAAATTGGGGACCAATCAAAGTGGTTAGCCCCAGCCTTACGAGGAGAGGTTGAAGGTTTGGGATTCTGAGAAGCCCAGCCTGGGGTGGGATTGCTTTGACCGTAGCCAGTCATTGAAGCAATCACCAAAAATAAGATAGTGCATCTCGTGTGGTTGAGGCCTGAGGTTCCACAGCTGTCCTGGAGAGGCCTGGACCCTCCCAGCTGGAGGAagcctgcctccttccctgggTGAGGCATGGAGCCTCTACGATGCTCTCAGAGCCCGGATAATATCACCTCCAGTTGCGGACAGTGCCTCCTCCCACTCTGACACAGCGCCAGTCCTGGCCTCTGCAAGGAGCTTCTTAAGTCATTCCCAGCCCCTTCCTCATCCATCCTGGCTCAGGTGCATTGAGGGGAGTGTGTGCCAAAGTGGCAGCCAAGATTGTAACTGGCTAGGTGTGTTGAGAGCCCCCTTCTCCTAGCAGGCACCCAGCATCTGATTCACCACCAGAGGTGCTGGCTGCTCCCACGGATTACAGGCAAATGCAGGCAAGGTCCAGGAAGTCGGGGGAGAGGATTCCCTGGGTTCCTCTTTGCCTCGGGCACTGAGTTGGCACAGAGGGCAGGACACTCCCTTGCCCCCAGCATGGCCGAGTATTTCGCTTGGCTGGAGGGAACCTTTGGCCATTCAGCAACTGGCACTGGAATCTGAATGGGGCTTTGGCACCTGGAGGGTAGGCAGGGCTTCTCTTGGGAAGAAGGGGGGCTGCTTCCTGGAGATGGCTGGTGCCTGGTGGTCAGAGAGGGGCCTTGGGGGCCCCAGGTTTGTACCGTTGAAAGCCTTGGGCCAAGGGTCCAGATGGCTGCAGGTGCCCAGTCACGGGTCCAGGAGCCTTCCAACCGGCAGCAGCTAAAGTGGCAGCAGGAAGGAAGGCATTCTTCCGGGGGACGATCCCTGGGAAAGGCCCCGGGCCTGAGTGCACAGGGTACCGCTGGCAGTGGGCTTGTGGCCCAGGTTATTAGAGCCACTGCCCTCTTGCAGCCTGAGGTGCCTGGTTCTGCCCAAGGCAGGAGGGTCTGTGGATGGAATAGGAGGACACCCCTGTCACATCTTGGTAGATTCCGTGCAGTCGCAGTCGTGGTTGTCCTCTCTGCCCGGCAGGGGGCGCCGGGGGGCAGGCCGGCCTCGGCGGAAGCTGTGCAGGGAGCGGCGCAGCGAGCCCAGGCGCTTCCAGAGGCGGAGCTGGGGCTCGCTGGGGCTCCCCGGGTGGTGGGGCATGCACTCGCGGGCCCGGCGGCGGCTCGCGTCCAGTGCCCGGGGCTTGCAGAGGGTCATGAACAGCAGACAGGTGGCCAGCAGAAGGAAGATGCAGGCCAGGGCAATGAGCACGGGGATGGGGTCAACGGCCTCTGAGAACCTCCCCGGAGTGGCTGGAGCTGTGAGGAAGGCGAGGGGGCTGGGGCCCTCTGTGTTCATGGCTCCTGCAACAGGAATGAGACAGGAGCAAATGCGCTGCACTCAGgactggagggggagggggctttGATGGCTGCTGGGCACTGCActcattttccaggtgagaacagTGAGCCTGGGAGAGGCAGCAAGTCTAAAGTCACACAGCGGGAGAGTGATGGGGCTGGGCCTGAACTCAGATCCTCCCTCTGCTACAGTCCCTGCCTGCCTGTCACAGAGGAGACAGGAAGGGTAATGCCTTCTGGCATTTTAAAGTCAATTCTCCTGAATCACAACAGAGTCTTGGGATCTAAGACCAATCCCGTCCCTAACTTGCTCTGTGACCAGGAACAAACCATCAGTTATAGCTGCAGAGGGCAAG is part of the Ovis canadensis isolate MfBH-ARS-UI-01 breed Bighorn chromosome 25, ARS-UI_OviCan_v2, whole genome shotgun sequence genome and harbors:
- the C25H10orf105 gene encoding uncharacterized protein C10orf105 homolog, yielding MAAREGAMNTEGPSPLAFLTAPATPGRFSEAVDPIPVLIALACIFLLLATCLLFMTLCKPRALDASRRRARECMPHHPGSPSEPQLRLWKRLGSLRRSLHSFRRGRPAPRRPLPGREDNHDCDCTESTKM